The Pan paniscus chromosome 12, NHGRI_mPanPan1-v2.0_pri, whole genome shotgun sequence genome window below encodes:
- the BMP10 gene encoding bone morphogenetic protein 10 isoform X1, producing the protein MGSLVLTLCALFCLAAYLVSGSPIMNLEQSPLEEDMSLFGDVFSEQDGVDFNTLLQSMKDEFLKTLNLSDIPTQDSAKVDPPEYMLELYNKFATDRTSMPSANIIRSFKNEDLFSQPVSFNGLRKYPLLFNVSIPHHEEVIMAELRLYTLVQRDRMIYDGVDRKITIFEVLESKGDNEGERNMLVLVSGEIYGTNSEWETFDVTDAIRRWQKSGSSTHQLEVHIESKHDEAEDASSGRLEIDTSAQNKHNPLLIVFSDDQSSDKERKEELNEMISHEQLPELDNLGLDSFSSGPGEEALLQMRSNIIYDSTARIRRNAKGNYCKRTPLYIDFKEIGWDSWIIAPPGYEAYECRGVCNYPLAEHLTPTKHAIIQALVHLKNSQKASKACCVPTKLEPISILYLDKGVVTYKFKYEGMAVSECGCR; encoded by the exons ATGGGCTCTCTGGTCCTGACACTGTGCGCTCTTTTCTGCCTGGCAGCTTACTTGGTTTCTGGCAGCCCCATCATGAACCTAGAGCAGTCTCCTCTGGAAGAAGATATGTCCCTCTTTGGTGATGTTTTCTCAGAGCAAGACGGTGTCGACTTTAACACACTGCTCCAGAGCATGAAGGATGAGTTTCTTAAGACACTAAACCTCTCTGACATCCCCACGCAGGATTCAGCCAAGGTGGACCCACCAGAGTACATGTTGGAACTCTACAACAAATTTGCAACAGATCGGACCTCCATGCCCTCTGCCAACATCATTAGGAGTTTCAAGAATGAAG atctGTTTTCCCAGCCGGTCAGTTTTAATGGGCTCCGAAAATACCCCCTCCTCTTCAATGTGTCCATTCCTCACCATGAAGAGGTCATCATGGCTGAACTTAGGCTATACACACTGGTGCAAAGGGATCGTATGATATACGATGGAGTAGACCGGAAAATTACCATTTTTGAAGTGCTGGAGAGCAAAGGGGATAATGAGGGAGAAAGAAACATGCTGGTCTTGGTGTCTGGGGAGATCTATGGAACCAACAGTGAGTGGGAGACTTTTGATGTCACAGATGCCATCAGACGTTGGCAAAAGTCAGGCTCATCCACCCACCAGCTGGAGGTCCACATTGAGAGCAAACACGATGAAGCTGAGGATGCCAGCAGTGGACGGCTAGAAATAGACACCAGTGCCCAGAATAAGCATAACCCTTTGCTCATCGTGTTTTCTGATGACCAAAGCAGTGacaaggagaggaaggaggaactGAATGAAATGATTTCCCATGagcaacttccagagctggacaaCTTGGGCCTGGATAGCTTTTCCAGTGGACCTGGGGAAGAGGCTTTGTTGCAGATGAGATCAAACATCATCTATGACTCCACTGCCCGAATCAGAAGGAACGCCAAAGGAAACTACTGTAAGAGGACCCCGCTCTACATCGACTTCAAGGAGATTGGGTGGGACTCCTGGATCATCGCTCCACCTGGATACGAAGCCTATGAATGCCGTGGTGTTTGTAACTACCCCCTGGCAGAGCATCTCACACCCACAAAGCATGCAATTATCCAGGCCTTGGTCCACCTCAAGAATTCCCAGAAAGCTTCCAAAGCCTGCTGTGTGCCCACAAAGCTAGAGCCCATCTCCATCCTCTATTTAGACAAAGGCGTCGTCACCTACAAGTTTAAATACGAAGGCATGGCCGTCTCCGAATGTGGCTGTAGATAG
- the BMP10 gene encoding bone morphogenetic protein 10 isoform X2 yields MNLEQSPLEEDMSLFGDVFSEQDGVDFNTLLQSMKDEFLKTLNLSDIPTQDSAKVDPPEYMLELYNKFATDRTSMPSANIIRSFKNEDLFSQPVSFNGLRKYPLLFNVSIPHHEEVIMAELRLYTLVQRDRMIYDGVDRKITIFEVLESKGDNEGERNMLVLVSGEIYGTNSEWETFDVTDAIRRWQKSGSSTHQLEVHIESKHDEAEDASSGRLEIDTSAQNKHNPLLIVFSDDQSSDKERKEELNEMISHEQLPELDNLGLDSFSSGPGEEALLQMRSNIIYDSTARIRRNAKGNYCKRTPLYIDFKEIGWDSWIIAPPGYEAYECRGVCNYPLAEHLTPTKHAIIQALVHLKNSQKASKACCVPTKLEPISILYLDKGVVTYKFKYEGMAVSECGCR; encoded by the exons ATGAACCTAGAGCAGTCTCCTCTGGAAGAAGATATGTCCCTCTTTGGTGATGTTTTCTCAGAGCAAGACGGTGTCGACTTTAACACACTGCTCCAGAGCATGAAGGATGAGTTTCTTAAGACACTAAACCTCTCTGACATCCCCACGCAGGATTCAGCCAAGGTGGACCCACCAGAGTACATGTTGGAACTCTACAACAAATTTGCAACAGATCGGACCTCCATGCCCTCTGCCAACATCATTAGGAGTTTCAAGAATGAAG atctGTTTTCCCAGCCGGTCAGTTTTAATGGGCTCCGAAAATACCCCCTCCTCTTCAATGTGTCCATTCCTCACCATGAAGAGGTCATCATGGCTGAACTTAGGCTATACACACTGGTGCAAAGGGATCGTATGATATACGATGGAGTAGACCGGAAAATTACCATTTTTGAAGTGCTGGAGAGCAAAGGGGATAATGAGGGAGAAAGAAACATGCTGGTCTTGGTGTCTGGGGAGATCTATGGAACCAACAGTGAGTGGGAGACTTTTGATGTCACAGATGCCATCAGACGTTGGCAAAAGTCAGGCTCATCCACCCACCAGCTGGAGGTCCACATTGAGAGCAAACACGATGAAGCTGAGGATGCCAGCAGTGGACGGCTAGAAATAGACACCAGTGCCCAGAATAAGCATAACCCTTTGCTCATCGTGTTTTCTGATGACCAAAGCAGTGacaaggagaggaaggaggaactGAATGAAATGATTTCCCATGagcaacttccagagctggacaaCTTGGGCCTGGATAGCTTTTCCAGTGGACCTGGGGAAGAGGCTTTGTTGCAGATGAGATCAAACATCATCTATGACTCCACTGCCCGAATCAGAAGGAACGCCAAAGGAAACTACTGTAAGAGGACCCCGCTCTACATCGACTTCAAGGAGATTGGGTGGGACTCCTGGATCATCGCTCCACCTGGATACGAAGCCTATGAATGCCGTGGTGTTTGTAACTACCCCCTGGCAGAGCATCTCACACCCACAAAGCATGCAATTATCCAGGCCTTGGTCCACCTCAAGAATTCCCAGAAAGCTTCCAAAGCCTGCTGTGTGCCCACAAAGCTAGAGCCCATCTCCATCCTCTATTTAGACAAAGGCGTCGTCACCTACAAGTTTAAATACGAAGGCATGGCCGTCTCCGAATGTGGCTGTAGATAG